One stretch of Mustelus asterias chromosome 21, sMusAst1.hap1.1, whole genome shotgun sequence DNA includes these proteins:
- the LOC144509041 gene encoding trans-1,2-dihydrobenzene-1,2-diol dehydrogenase-like — protein MATRWGICGAGRISHDFMVALQTLPPENHQAVAVASRDSSRARDFAERHQIPKSYGSYEELATDPSVDIVYVGIINPEHLRVALLMLRAGRNVLCEKPMAMNLQEVRQLVRAARDNDRFLMEGLWTRFFPVSNAIRGLLSQNDLGEVKMVKAEFGTCMLQTPRLVEKELGGGVLLDIGCYCLQFVCMVFSGEKPESVQATGFLTEKGVDEAVTIVLKYSRKRMALVTVTMAIQLANQATISGTKGTITVPGFMWCPTSLVVNGKRQEFPLPAPPQPLNFTNSTGLRYEAERVRQCLQKGLKECPDLPLAESELIMSILDEARRQVGVVYDQDTAGSRMGF, from the exons ATGGCCACACGGTGGGGAATCTGCGGCGCCGGCAGAATCAGCCATGACTTCATGGTGGCTTTACAAACCCTTCCTCCCGAGAACCatcag GCTGTCGCCGTGGCCTCTCGGGATTCTTCCAGAGCCCGGGACTTCGCAGAGCGACATCAAATCCCCAAATCGTACGGTTCATATGAGGAGCTGGCAACTGATCCCAGTGTAG ACATTGTCTACGTGGGAATCATTAATCCTGAGCACCTAAGGGTGGCTCTGCTTATGCTGAGAGCTGGGAGAAACGTTCTCTGTGAGAAACCCATGGCCATGAACCTGCAGGAGGTTAGACAACTAGTCCGTGCAGCTCGAGACAATGACCGCTTCCTCATGGAG GGTTTATGGACCCGGTTTTTCCCCGTCTCTAACGCCATCCGGGGTCTACTGTCCCAGAATGACTTGGGGGAGGTCAAAATGGTTAAAGCTGAGTTTGGGACGTGCATGCTGCAGACGCCACGGCTGGTGGAGAAAGAGTTGGGCGGAGGAGTGTTGCTCGACATTGGCTGTTACTGCCTACAGTTTGTCTGCATGGTGttcagtggggagaaaccagagtCTGTACAAGCCACAGGATTCCTGACCGAGAAAG GTGTTGATGAAGCAGTGACCATCGTACTGAAGTACTCCAGAAAACGTATGGCCCTGGTAACTGTAACCATGGCAATACAGCTTGCTAACCAGGCAACAATCAGTGGGACAAAGGGGACAATCACG GTCCCAGGTTTTATGTGGTGTCCCACAAGTCTGGTGGTGAACGGGAAGAGGCAGGAGTTCCCGCTGCCAGCTCCGCCTCAGCCCCTCAACTTCACGAACAGTACAGGCTTGCGCTACGAAGCtgagcgagtgcgacagtgtctTCAGAAAG GGCTGAAGGAATGCCCCGATCTGCCGCTGGCTGAGAGTGAGCTGATAATGAGCATTTTAGATGAGGCGCGAAGGCAGGTGGGGGTGGTGTACGACCAAGACACTGCCGGAAGCAGAATGGGCTTCTGA
- the LOC144509040 gene encoding small ribosomal subunit protein uS17-like — translation MADNQTERAYQKQPTIFQNKKRALVGEGSKEKLPRYYRNVGLGFKTPREAIDGTYIDKKCPFTGNVSIRGRILTGVVTKMKMQRTIVIRRDYLHYIRKYNRFEKRHKNMSVHLSPCFRDVQNGDSVTVGECRPLSKTVRFNVLKVTKAAGAKKQFQKF, via the exons ATGGCGGACAACCAG ACTGAGAGAGCTTACCAAAAGCAGCCCACCATCTTCCAGAACAAGAAGAGGGCACTTGTGGGCGAAGGCAGCAAGGAAAAGCTTCCCCGCTACTATCGTAACGTAGGCCTGGGTTTCAAAACTCCACGCGAG GCCATTGATGGGACCTACATTGACAAGAAGTGTCCGTTCACAGGCAATGTGTCAATCCGGGGCCGGATCCTGACAG GTGTTGTGACTAAGATGAAGATGCAGCGGACCATTGTTATTCGCAGAGACTACCTGCACTACATCAGGAAGTACAACCGCTTTGAGAAACGACACAAGAACATGTCTGTTCACCTATCGCCCTGCTTCAG GGATGTAcagaatggggacagtgtgactGTGGGGGAGTGCCGGCCCCTCAGTAAGACTGTGCGTTTCAATGTCCTCAAGGTCACTAAAGCCGCAGGAGCCAAGAAACAGTTCCAGAAATTTTGA